Below is a window of Camelina sativa cultivar DH55 chromosome 11, Cs, whole genome shotgun sequence DNA.
CGATGACGCTTCCATTGCCAAAAATCACTGATAAACCCTAGCCCAGGCCAGATGATGATGAaccgagaaagagagaaggaagaagagcagagagagagagatagagagagagcgagagagcgAATCGCTAAGACAGATtacagaaagagagagggagagtcGCCGTACCGAATATAGTAATTGGACAGAGATATGGGCCTTATTGGGCCTTAAGATAAGTTTAACTAAACTAGAAATAGAAATTAGCTTCATGTCCCGTAGAAGGTTTCTTCTGAAGTGGGTAGTAGCCTAGCTAGTGAAATCCGATTGATTACATCACAAACACATGAAACCAAACTAAGTAGATATATCACTACAACAAAAAGTTAAAGATTTTAGTTTGCCTGAGATTTACAAGCTCTACAAACCTATCATCTTGGTTCCTTAAAAAGAACCCTAGGCTAGAAAACATATATGCTCAAACATATGCTCTGTACATTAGAATTGCCATAACATAAATTAGAATAGGCTGCacattagattatatatatagttaagcAAGTCTGCAGTTTTGTTTGCTGCAATAACTTGTAAGTTAAAcaggaagaacaaaaagagactttttgtttgtttgttctctctctctctctttccaagTAAGCCATTAAATCACAAACAGGCTAATATAAGAACCAGACACTTGCAAAATTCAACGCAGGGTCGATGATGATTAAATCCCTCAGCCTCTGGTTCCATAGCTCAACTGCACAACATTGTACACAGGTATTGCAAATGTGTTAAGagtcaaaaaaacaaagtttttgtttatgAGTCTCAAGAAATGAGCAGAGGATATAGTAATTGAGAAACGATGGTGGGATATATATACACTAGTATTAGAAATTTAGCATATTTGATGAAGATATCTTGGATTGATGAAGCTGATACATAACTCTAGAACAATCAAAGCAAGCTCATGAAGAATCTTAAGAAACCCTAGATACTCTAATTCAACAAGCTACATTGCTGCAACTATGCAACAACAAGCTACATTGGTACAATTCCTCTTAAGACTAATCAAAGCAAGCTCATGAAGAATAATCTTAAGAACCCTAGATAACCGAATTCAACAAGCTACATTGCTGGATAAAACTAGATTTGGCTTACCCCTGGCTATCGAGATTTCCATGGCCGCTACTTCCTCCACTTCCATAAGACACATCAtcaccgccaccgccaccaGCTGAGTTCTGCCAAACGCTTTGCCATGCCTGAGAAGGAGGCTGAGCATAAACACCGCTAGGATCCATCGCCGGTCTTCCAATCATCATACCTCCAGGAACAGCCGGTTGTCCCATCGGCGGATAATAATAAGGAACACCACTCGCGGCTTGAGGCACCatacctcctcctcctcctccgagaGCCGCCGCAGAAGcagcatcttcctcctccttgATCTCTTCCCTAGGAACAATATCAACAAGGAAATCGAAGATATCGGTTCTAGTAATCGCAGCAGCGATATCATTCTTCTGAAGCGTACGGCGTTTGTTCTCCTCAGCGTGAAGCCAAGATCTAATCGTTAGCTCAAGGATGAAAAGCTCACATGCTTTAGCGAATAGAATCGGCGCTTCCGCGGAGATCATACGCACATCTTCGTCAgctttcatgatttttttgatcCGAGCTAGAGGAAGCTGATGGTTTTTGAAATCGTTCACCTGCTCGATCTCTTGTCTCTGGTAAGTCCAGAACATTtgaagctgttgttgttgttgctggaggaggtggtggtacGTCGCTCCTCCTCCGGCGATGATTGATGAGGATCCAGATGGAGGAGGAGGGATTACGGTCGTGACGGCGGAGTTAGGAGGATACGCGGAGGTTGGTGGTGGtgtttggttgttcttgttgttgttgttgtccatTGGATCTATGCGTTGTGATTGGATCAAAAAGATCAAAGAGCGTTTTAGATTGTTTTCGTCAAATGGATTGGAGTAATAGTGGATAAGGTAGACAGCGATGTagctgattttgttttttcgttaATATTATATAGTTTCAAATAACGATGTCGTATTAATAAGTTCCATAAAACGACGCCGTAATCTAAAGCGTGTTCGCTGCGATGGAGGAGAAGCAGGTCTCGATGACGACACAGGAGCTGGCGATGGAAGGAGAGAAGCATTTGGAAGAAACAATTGAAGCGGCGTTTCAGATAATTTCAGCTATGAATGATGAGCTTTGCAATCCTTCCTTGTGGTCTACATCAGCTACAGCGAGTTCCTccatgacgacgacgacgggtTCTAATGGCACGGCTCTTGTTTCCGCCGATGCGGCTGCGATTGATGAAACATCGCATCATTCGGaatctggtggtggtggaggaagtGGGAATAGTGCTCTGGATGAGGCGAGTCTTCGATATAAGAACTCAGTGACTTCGCTTCGTGCTGTTCTTACTGCGATTCCCAATTCGCAGAAGGTACTGAATACTGAAAAAGCGGAGATCTTCAATTTCAATGATAATGTGATGTTACTAACTATTTTGAGTAGTATCTTGTTCTGAGATTTGTTGCTGGACTGAGGAAATTGGAAATTCTAGGGCTTATTTGTAATCAGTAGAGTAATCTAACACCGTCGTGCTCGAATCATAAGTAATGGTAGCAATGTTAGGAGTTTAGATGAAGGATCTATTGCTTGTAGAGTATCGTCTTCTTCGTTTGTTGTGAACTTGCCCTACACCTATGGATGAGAGCTTTTTTCAGGTTTGGTAATCATGATTTTATTCAATCTATTACAGGCAAAAGCATCTGAAAtggaaaatggtttaggatctCCTGAAAGTGAAGATGAAATTGAAAATCTAGAGGAGCAAGCCTTAAGTCTCAGAAAGGTATTTTTACAcctctttcattttctttcagaGTGTTATTTTGTTGCTAGTGCcatattggttttggtttctgtACATTGCAACTTACATAGCATTGAACTTGATTCATATTCTGTACTGTAGTACTAACTGTTCTCTTTTCCACTTTGTAGTATATAAGTGTAAGCATCATTAGCTTAATAATTTCTTGAGTACCTTTTAGTCATCTGTTAGTTTGATTTCTATGTTAATAACCTATGAAAATACCGAAATTGTTGTGAATGCAGGAGATTGCAAAGAAGAATGTCCATGTCAAAGAACTTATCGATAAATTTCGGGAGCTCATTGCAGATATCTCGACATGGCAAAGCCCTTGTTCTGTTTAAGTTtacttttttgttgacaatAGTGAGATCAGTTTAGATAAGATTCGAAGCCTTGTTCTTGAATCCCTCACTGATGTATTAGTTATTGgagttattttgttattttgatttcaAGAAACCAGAAAATCTCAAAGTtactttgtatataaaatatttcagaCAAAATCTTGAAAACCTGCTTCTGTATTTCcctttttgtttgtattgatCTGTTAAAGAAACActttttgtagtgtttttgAGAAGTTAATTTCCGAATCTTTTGAGATAAGCCATAAAACCAAGACCAGCTACTAACGCTGCACCAGCCGCAACTCCACTATAAGCAGTAGCCCAAGCGTCTGACTCTACGTACTCCATTGATTCTGCTGATACTGctgctcttctccttcttcctttgcCTTCTCTTGAATCATCCAAATGTAATCTCAGACTCTACAATTTATAACGATTCAATCACCAATTCAGCTAGCAAAAGGGGTTGATGTTCTTCATTTATATCAAACATAGGTGATAGGTTTAAAGCAAGAGGAACACTTTTCtatgtatatatctattttaCCTTCCAACCAATTGATTTTGCATGTTCTATGGCTGCTTGAAGGTCACTATCTGAAGCCAACAACACTTTATCGTTGTCTTCATCTTCATACTGCAGATAACCATCATTATAACATTTAGGAACTGCCAAGAGAAGACTTAGAAAATGATTGCGTCATTGTCTTTTGTAACAATAAATGTTTACATACCAAAATTTGGGGTAAATTATCTGGATCGATATCATCCCCTACCCTCTGAATGATCGCGGTTATCACTTCTGTCAAACTCCGAGTATCTGCAATTTAAGAACCAATCCAATTGAGTAAACAAAAGATTATAACAGTTTGATTGGCGAACAAGAACCAAGATTATGTGTACCGCTTATGAATCTGTGTTTTCTGTGCTTTTTGTCTTCAATCTTGAAAGAAAATGTATTTGCAAATGGGAAAGATTTCCCTGTCTCAGTTTCCGAAGCAACTTTCATGGAGCTCTCACTGAAACAAATTGTTTTCCAGTCAGTAAAACCACGGTTTTGTTTGAAAAGATACTCGATTAATAGTGTTTAAGCAAGACTAGATAATAACCTCCTTGAGTCCTCGTCGTCCTCATTAGGAGACAACGCCATTGCTGAATCCCAAAACTTTTGCATCATTGTGTTTGTTGCCTCATTATCTATTCCGGCAGTAGTTCCAGCCTATACACGTCAAAAAACATGTTTCTAGAAAACAGTGGCTTTGCTTTAAACGAAATAATTTACAGAAGTTTCAAGAAGCGGGAGTTACTGTGGCAACAGCAGCGTGAGTGACATGGATTACATCGACAACTGCAACTACATCTCCTTCTGTAATCAGAAACCCTTGTTATTTACATATGTTAGCCTTTTTAGTTTTCGTAAGACTTTACAATGAAAACTCTTCAGAATTTTAACCTTTGTCTGTAACGGGAAGGTGTAAGAATTTTCCCTCGTGCATGATGTGCAGAGCTTCAACAATTGGTGTGTCAACTATCGTAGATTCTGGATTCTCAGTCATAACCTGTGCATTAATGAATGAGAACAAACGATTagattcaagaaattgaaaattgCTCCATCACTAAACTGGAAATAAGTATCTAAGAGttgaaaaattgattcaaaacttaaaactagAAACTTGAATAAAATAAGCCAGTGAGTCTGAGAAGGAGAATAGTCTTTGATCATACCTTTTCAACTAGAGTCTCAGATGGAGGAAGATTTTCAGCCACGACCCGCATCAGTATATCCTTGGAACTAgataaatggaaaacaaaactcTTGAAAGTTAGTGATAAGTATCCAAAAGGAAGACAGAAGAGTTTAGCCAACGCAAATCTTAGTTCAGGACTGCGAATAAATAGGAGCCTAAACAGTTCTGTTCGGTATCAGGGAATCTGGTACATGTGGTTTGGTTGAGTTGGGATTCTCTTGAATAGATCTATCTGTTCTAGTAGGGGTATACGAGATCCCTATCACTTAGCTTACATTATATAGTGTCTGAATGGAAGTTAGTACAAACACTTGAACCGGGAAATGGGATGAATGTAAGGCTTTCAGAATCTATAGGCTAAAGGATACAACTTCAAAAGCTTTCAGAAAGGAGGAGAACTCACGTAAATATTCCTCGAAGCTTGTCCTCAATCATTACAACTGCACAACTTGACTGAAATTCAACCATCTTTTTAGCTACTGTCAACACTGTATCGGTCGGTGAGACTTTCAAAACCCTGAACAAAAACCAGTGTTAAGTTAAAAAGCACATAATTGATGCGAAAGAAAACAATGCAACCACTCAAGATGGTAATATAAATCTAATTAGAAAAAGTAGAGATTACCTACTTTGTATCATCTGGTATAATTGTTGATAAAGAAGGTCTAAACATCCGGTCTCGTAGTGTTTCAATGAAGGTGTTGGGAACTACATGAAAAATCAACATACTAGACACGTTCACAATCTGATAAAACAAGAGGCAAGAGATAAAATGAGATGACTGCAGAACAGGGTTCAGCTCCTTGCCCACCTGAAGTGTTTGTTCCCCAGCTTTTTTCAACACCTTCAACAGCAGCAGCTATTGCCTTACCTTTCTCAGCGGCCCTCTCCATACGAGCAATCGCATCATACAAACACTTTGCTATATCTAATAAAGCAATAACTTCGCCATTTTCAACAACAGGCAGATGTCTGAATTTTCCTGTAGTAGGTATAGCCTCATTAAGGAATCATACACAGGGATCAGATGAACATCAGGAACTTATAAACAATAAGACAAACCTTGGACCATCTTTTGGAGGGCTTCAACCGCAAGTGTTTCTGAGAGAACAAACATAGGGTTCTTCGTCATAACCTTGGAGACAGGTGTTTCCTCGACATTAAGTTCCTGTGAAATCACTCTTGTAGCTATGTCCTGCAAGTGCCATAAGAAAGAAACAGACATTTTGACATTTCCTTCCAATGAgtgttatttttaataactttttacaaCGCTTGGAGGCAGTCATAGTTAGTGACATACCTTATCAGTAAGAATCCCACAAAGCATTTCATTAGAGTCAGTCAATAACAAGGCATCAACTCGCCGTGAAGCCATCCGTTTACAAGCTTCATATATAGTGGTTGTTGCTGGAACTGTAAGAGCTTTTGATAGCCTTAACCGTTTAACAGTTCGCTCGCCTCCTGTTAAACCCCTGATCACAAACCCCAAAGGCATCATACATTTAAAGAAGATCACCAAGCTAATACTAAAGGGGTCTATATGCACGTGTGTGTGTGGAGGTAAATATAcctagaaagtagaaaccaaCGTTACAAAGGGGTAAACGTTCTGGGTTAATTGCAGTATATAAACACGAGACctaggaggaagaagaagaagagagacttaCAAAGGGGAACGAGAAACAGTGAGAGATCTGCGGCCAGTGTCGGGAAGTCGTTCGCCAATATCCATAGATTTCTTCTTCCCGTGCAATGAAGCAGTCGTCACAGATAAGCTCCGTCTCGATGACCCGCCTTGGTTTGCCATTTTCTTCtactgtatgattttttttaagaagaaatcaaaccctCGGAATTGTCAACGCTTACCGAAATCGATTTTGATTAAATGTCAAATGATTGACAAATTTGAATAAGGAAAGTTCTGAGAAAACGCAACgattcaagcaaaaaaaaaaaaaacactaagaaTCACAATTTACCAGGCGAATTCGTCGGGGTCAATTAATGGATTCTCTTCTGGgatttatgtttaaaaaaaaattgagctgAAACGAAGTTAAGAATCCTAGTTGCGTTTCGTAGATGCTCTCTCCTTCCTCAAATGTTCGTGAGAAAGATAACGGCAAGAAAGAAAACGACGATTTccgagagagaaaaaaggatTCTCCCGGGAAAGTGATGGGAAAatcaaaaggagaaagaaaaaattagaaagatgatttattttcttcttcttctctgtaaaAACGTGTTTTTTTNtttttttttttttttttttttttttttttttttttttaattttgtgctTTGCCCCCAATCGGATTCTTTTGATTTCGATGCTCTCTCTGTCGAAACTTGGAGTTGGACGACGCtaccttttattattattatttttatttatttggtcttttgctttttattttggcAATATAGTGGTGTTAAATTGTTGGTTATTGACAATTCTATCCTCAAGGAAACTAATGGATCAGAGATTTGTTTCTCATTTGGCAAGGGTGGTATGGTCATTATCTATTTATGGTCATCATTACAATTTACACACGATTTGATTTGATACTTtctgtattatttttattttagtaattggATTTGtctttactctttctttttagtaattggattttttgtttgtctacGACAGTAAATGCAAACTGATTTTTACTTAAATAAAACAGATAAATTGTAATTAGGAGATTAAAAACGTGTAGATTAATTACCAAATGAAAATTAAACTATATCCACGCTGTCtgtctcatttttttttactgtatttaaattttcaaaaaaaaatattattatttggagtctttgaccaaaagaaaagaaaacaaataaatttcacaacaattttgaccaaaaataaaagaaagaaaatagttAATGTCACAACAATAACCAgagatttgttttaattaaatttaaataaaataaaataacaataaaccAGCTTTGATAGCTAAGATAGTATACTGGGCCGAAAACTTAGAAGTCCATAACCAAACACCCCCAGCTATAAGATTCACGATGTTCGAAATATTCTCCctctaaataaattaatattcaacTAAATCTAATGTAAGTCCACGTGGGCACCAACAATTGGTTCACCAGACCATTAGCTATCACATCACACGAGAAGCTTCGTCTCtaaaacaaaacaccaaaaaaactCCAGCTCCTtccccactctctctctctccaaattTTTGcgttttaatctctctctctctagaacaaGAGAAGTTATTATGGCGGATTGGGGACCAGTGTTGATCGCCGTGATCCTCTTCGTAGTTCTATCGCCGGGACTGCTTTTCCAGATTCCGGCGGGAGGTCGAGTTGTCGAATTCGGGAATATGCAGACCAGTGGCGCCTCCATTCTCGTCCACGCCATCATCTTCTTTGGTCTCATCACTATCTTCACCATCGCCATTAACGTCCACATCTATTCCGGTTAAAATTTGTACCCAGACCAAAACCGGTtctgtttgggtttttttttttttttgattatatgaTCTGGATTTGTTTGTAACATTCTCGGATTTGtgaatataatcaaatttttNNaatttttttttttttttttttttttgtaaaaaaaaagatcagctcatatgagccaataagaaggaaaagagtttacaaacagAATATGGTGCGGTGAGGTATGTGTTTgacgtgccaaagaatccgcactTGCATTAGCATTTCTAGGTATATAAGATaaagtaaaggaaaaaaactccTCCCTATCGATTTTGATATCGTCGAGGTAGGTCTTGAAAGCGGGCCAGTCATggggagaagacaccatcttcaccaagtctgagcaaTCTGTATAAAAAGTCACCTCTCGATAATCATGGCCAATCATGCACCGCATAGCCCAAACTAAggcttctacttcagcatgcAGTGGGGAGAGACTTCGTCTGAAGTTGGCTGCTCCCTTCGTCGTCGATGCTTCCTGAGGGGATAAACACACCCAACATGCACCCGCAAAGACGTCCCCAGCTTTCCACGAGCCATCTACAAAACACCTGTAACCAGAAAAATCAATAGGCAATAGTCCAACACGCCCCAATTCCTGAGTACTAGTGCGGGTAGGGTTCGATATAAAATTGTCACCCTCATCCTCGGCCTGAGCCTGCAACCATACGGCCGCCTCCCCTAACGCTAACCTTACGACCTCATCGGGTTTATCCCTAATATTCTCAAAAACATATGCATTCCGcgccttccaaatataccacataatccaagGAAAAGCCTCTACGCGAGAACCCGGATTGTCAGAACCCAAGAAATGATCCACATTTGCATACAGGGAATCTGTAGGAAATGAGACTGAGCCAACCAGAACCTGAGCTAGAGCCCAAGTCTGTCGAGCTGACGGACACCGAAAAAGAGCATGATTTACCGTTTCCTCATCAGCCCCACATCTAGCACAACCTGCATCACAGGCAATACCCCACCTCCTTAGAATTGCCGTAACCGATATACAGCCAGATAagacttgccacataaaatgttttatCTTTGGTGGGCAGGCCACCCGCCAAACACCCGCAAGAAGGGGATTAATGTCCGGCCCTAACCGAGGCACCTGAGACTCTTGTTTTGCCAAACGCACCGTATCATACCCTGATTTAACCGAATACTTCCCGGATTTCGTAAAATGCCAGCCTAGAGAATCCTCCCTCGGGGTACTACCCAAAGGTAGAGCCCCGATCAAGGCAGCATCCTCCGGACTAAAATGCTGGAGGAGCAGATCAATACACCAAGAATTAGTTTGGTGATCAATAAGATGAGAGATTTTTAAAGAAGAGTCCAGAGAAGGTCCCTTACTCATAgctggtcttggggattgagCTGGTACCCATGGATCTGTCCATATAGAAATGGACTCACCATTCCCAACTcgtttaataagccctttattaACCAAAGATCTAGCTGAAACAATACTCCGCCACCCATAGGATGGAGAATATGAACGTATCGGATCCATAGGATTCGAATTCCTATAATATCTGCCCTTGAAAACCCATGCAAACAGGGAGTCGGGTGACTCAATCAGCCGCCACAATTGTTTTACCAACAAAGCAGTgttaaaatcatccacattctTAAAACCCAGACCACCCAACTGCTTACTCCCGCATAACTTCTCCCAAGCTAACCAATGCATACCTCCAGATTGTCCCGAACTCCACCAAAATTTTGCCACAGCACTAGTAAGCTTTGACGTGACTGATTTTGGCAACCGAAAGCACGACATGACAAAAGTCGGTACCGCCGTTGCAACCGATTTTATCATTACCTCCTTTCCTCCCTTGGAAAGTTGTTTTGCGGTCCAACCATTAGTCCGACTCTGTAACCGATCCCGAACAAAGGAAAAAACCTTCGTTTTGGATCCTCCCAAACTCTCAGGGATCCCCAGGTAAGAGCCCATCCCGCCCAAATTCGATATCCCAAGCACTCCCTGCATCTCACGCCTAACCTCCTCTTCGACCTTATGTCCAAATTGGACTGAGGACTtctcaaaattaatttgttgaccCGAAACCGCCTCATATGTctttaaaatttccaaaatgaCTCCACATTGATCCTTGTCAGCCTTACAGAAGAAAAgactgtcatccgcaaacaacaaGTGTGTAATTGGTGGACACTTATGAGCAACCTTAATCCCAGATATGAGTTTATTCCTCTCAGCCTTCCGAATATTCGCAATTAGCACCTCCGTACAGAGAATAAACAAATAGGGAGATAACGGATCCCCCTGCCTCAAACCTCGCTTCGGCTTTATTAAACCATTCGGTTGACCATTAATCAGTACCTTATACTCAACCGaaaagacacaaaacaaaatccagGAGACCCATTTATCCGCAAAACCCATTTTTTGTAATAAGGCTTCAACGAAGCCCCATTCGACCATATCATATGCCTTGCTCATGTCCGTTTTAATTGTCATATATTGCCTTTTACAGGATGGATTAGTCCTAAggccatgaaacatctcctgagcaatcaaAATGTTATCCGAAATCAGTCGACCTGGCACAAAGGCAGACTGTGTTGCCGAAACAAGTTTTGGTAACACCAACTTGAGCCTCTGACACAAAATCTTAGAAATGACTTTGTACCCCACATTACATAAGTTAATCGGTCTTAATTCTGCCATCCGGGTAGGCTTAGCCACCTTGGGAATAAGACAGATATGCGTCCTATTCAAACTCTTATCAAAAACACCCTCCTCAAAAAACCGATTGACCATGGAAACAAGATCCGTCTTGATAACCCCCCAGGCCTTCTGGAAATTtcttaatcaaaattttcttatgaTATACAAATCCACCATTATTTTTTTGGGATCTTGTATCAATTTGTGGAGTTTGTTTGTGATCTGGTTTAGTTTTTAAGTGCTACTTGACTTGACACAATAATAATTACTAAAAGCTGATAAGGCTTAGTAAAACGACGACGTTTGTATCACCTAATTGGGCTTATAGAGCATTGGTCCGTTAGGAAGCCCAATTTGTATCTCGTTCAATTTCAGGTGGAATCTTTCGACgaccattctctctctctctctctttctcactttctctctttgcAAATCCTTGAAGAAATCCAAAATCCATTGCAATGGCGACTTCGATAGCTCGACTTTCTCGGAGAGGAGTAGCTTCTAACCTGATCCGTCGTTGCTTCGCTGCGGAAGCGGCGTTGGAGACGAAGACGGAGGTGCCTAAGCCGCAATTGACGGTGTCGCCGTCGCCGGATCGGGTGAAATGGGACTACAGAGGCCAACGACAGATCATTCCTTTGGGACAGTGGCTTCCGAAGGTAGCCGTTGACGCTTACGTGGCGCCGAACGTTGTGTTGGCCGGTCAGGTCACAGTCTGGGACGGCTCTTCTGTTTGGAACGGCGCCGTATTGCGCGGCGATCTCAACAAAATCACCGTCGGGTTCTGCTCTAATGTACAGGAACGGTGTGTTGTTCATGCCGCGTGGTCCTCCCCAACAAGTTATTACTCTTGTCTCtccatttttttgaaatttgtgttCTGATTATATGTATTTGTGGTATGCAATCAAAGACAATGTTGAttgggatttagggttttcttatTAAGTTATCAAATGCTTATGAGAGGGTGTCAAAAACTTAGACGAGTATGTATGTAAATGCGTAGTTCTTTAGGTGATTAGTGCTACAGGAATCAAGAAACTGGACTGATGATTGAGCTTAATACCGTGAGTTGAATAGATAAGCACGGTAGATACTACCACAAACAATCATCTTGTGTAGCAGTAGGAAGTTTCCTAGcaaaaaacattattgaaaaCAATGTCTCAGTGTGGTTCTCTAGTTACTCGTGACTGGAAATGGgattttgtgatgatgatgtgagcttgtttttgattttatgatGATTAAGCCTGTGAGCTTCTGTTTGATCCAAGGTTGAAGCGAGGGTTTATGTCAAAGTTTTAAATAGAGAGACCATCCTTATTTGACTATGCTCTGCAGAATTCTCTATGAGGATACGCACaatatctatttaattatttttctggtCACATCTTGTTTATCTTTTGAGGCTAGAGTATTTCTTGGTTTTGCTTTACAAATTGCACTGAATCATTACTATTTTCTGCAGTTCTTACTTGTGATAtgataaaattacaaattttgattCTAGGGTTACTGTCTTCTTTAAATTTTCAGGATTACCAGCAGCGACAATTATCGACAGGTACGTGACAGTGGGTGCATACAGTCTTCTGAGATCATGTACCATCGAACCAGAGTGCATCATCGGGCAACACTCGATACTAATGGAAGGATCTCTGGTCGAGACCCGGTCAATTCTGGAAGCGGGATCAGTTGTGCCGCCAGGAAGAAGGATCCCGTCAGGTGAACTATGGGGAGGCAATCCAGCAAGATTCATAAGAACCTTAACCAACGAAGAAACCCTAGAGATCCCAAAACTTGCTGTAGCCATCAATCACTTAAGCGGAGATTACTTCTCTGAGTTCCTACCTTACTCAACTGTCTACTTAGAGGTAGAGAAGTTCAAGAAGTCCCTTGGAATCGCCGTTTAGAAGCTTCGTCGTCTTTTTCGGGTTTCACTGTCGTGTGCTTATCTATCATATCATGAGGTCTCTCTCTGCATATTGCAATAAGTAGCTGAAGAACATCAAAACAAGTCCggctctcttttctttttggttctcAAATGTTTGTCTTCTCGTTTGTTTTGGgttctttgtaaaattccaTTTACAACTGATTTTGGCTGGATATTGTCTGAATGATAATGGCGACCACTTCCGGTTATGTTGTATGTGAGCAAAGCAAAGATTTGCTGAGATACATAactaattatataaacaaaacaaataatgaaCTAAATTGTTTTTAGTTATTTGGGTTAGATCATTGAAAGGAACACTTGAAACGTTTTGACATTCAGTTTGACAGAATGAAGAACTTAGGGTCAAACTTATGTAATAGATTTTTTACTCA
It encodes the following:
- the LOC104726962 gene encoding nuclear transcription factor Y subunit C-4 isoform X1, giving the protein MDNNNNKNNQTPPPTSAYPPNSAVTTVIPPPPSGSSSIIAGGGATYHHLLQQQQQQLQMFWTYQRQEIEQVNDFKNHQLPLARIKKIMKADEDVRMISAEAPILFAKACELFILELTIRSWLHAEENKRRTLQKNDIAAAITRTDIFDFLVDIVPREEIKEEEDAASAAALGGGGGGMVPQAASGVPYYYPPMGQPAVPGGMMIGRPAMDPSGVYAQPPSQAWQSVWQNSAGGGGGDDVSYGSGGSSGHGNLDSQG
- the LOC104726962 gene encoding nuclear transcription factor Y subunit C-4 isoform X2 — encoded protein: MDNNNNKNNQTPPPTSAYPPNSAVTTVIPPPPSGSSSIIAGGGATYHHLLQQQQQQLQMFWTYQRQEIEQVNDFKNHQLPLARIKKIMKADEDVRMISAEAPILFAKACELFILELTIRSWLHAEENKRRTLQKNDIAAAITRTDIFDFLVDIVPREEIKEEEDAASAAALGGGGGGMVPQAASGVPYYYPPMGQPAVPGGMMIGRPAMDPSGVYAQPPSQAWQSVWQNSAGGGGGDDVSYGSGGSSGHGNLDSQG
- the LOC104726964 gene encoding mediator of RNA polymerase II transcription subunit 30, which translates into the protein MEEKQVSMTTQELAMEGEKHLEETIEAAFQIISAMNDELCNPSLWSTSATASSSMTTTTGSNGTALVSADAAAIDETSHHSESGGGGGSGNSALDEASLRYKNSVTSLRAVLTAIPNSQKAKASEMENGLGSPESEDEIENLEEQALSLRKEIAKKNVHVKELIDKFRELIADISTWQSPCSV
- the LOC104726963 gene encoding CBS domain-containing protein CBSCBSPB1; amino-acid sequence: MANQGGSSRRSLSVTTASLHGKKKSMDIGERLPDTGRRSLTVSRSPLGLTGGERTVKRLRLSKALTVPATTTIYEACKRMASRRVDALLLTDSNEMLCGILTDKDIATRVISQELNVEETPVSKVMTKNPMFVLSETLAVEALQKMVQGKFRHLPVVENGEVIALLDIAKCLYDAIARMERAAEKGKAIAAAVEGVEKSWGTNTSVPNTFIETLRDRMFRPSLSTIIPDDTKVLKVSPTDTVLTVAKKMVEFQSSCAVVMIEDKLRGIFTSKDILMRVVAENLPPSETLVEKVMTENPESTIVDTPIVEALHIMHEGKFLHLPVTDKEGDVVAVVDVIHVTHAAVATAGTTAGIDNEATNTMMQKFWDSAMALSPNEDDEDSRSESSMKVASETETGKSFPFANTFSFKIEDKKHRKHRFISDTRSLTEVITAIIQRVGDDIDPDNLPQILYEDEDNDKVLLASDSDLQAAIEHAKSIGWKSLRLHLDDSREGKGRRRRAAVSAESMEYVESDAWATAYSGVAAGAALVAGLGFMAYLKRFGN
- the LOC109127666 gene encoding uncharacterized protein LOC109127666, encoding MADWGPVLIAVILFVVLSPGLLFQIPAGGRVVEFGNMQTSGASILVHAIIFFGLITIFTIAINVHIYSG
- the LOC104726965 gene encoding gamma carbonic anhydrase-like 1, mitochondrial; the protein is MATSIARLSRRGVASNLIRRCFAAEAALETKTEVPKPQLTVSPSPDRVKWDYRGQRQIIPLGQWLPKVAVDAYVAPNVVLAGQVTVWDGSSVWNGAVLRGDLNKITVGFCSNVQERCVVHAAWSSPTRLPAATIIDRYVTVGAYSLLRSCTIEPECIIGQHSILMEGSLVETRSILEAGSVVPPGRRIPSGELWGGNPARFIRTLTNEETLEIPKLAVAINHLSGDYFSEFLPYSTVYLEVEKFKKSLGIAV